A section of the Schistosoma haematobium chromosome ZW, whole genome shotgun sequence genome encodes:
- a CDS encoding hypothetical protein (EggNog:ENOG410IPY2~COG:S), translating to MKNKYQKTGKKDSIIDEHGGSDANVKARIGKARAAYLQLKNIWNSKQLSTNTKVRIFNTNVKTVLLYGAEIWRTTKAITQKIQVFINSCLRKILQIRWLDTISNNVLWERTNQISAEEEVRKKRWNWIGHTLRKAPNCVTRQALTWNPQGQRKRGRPKNTLRREMEIDMREMNKNWMELEKKAQDRVGWRMLVSGLCSIRSNGHK from the coding sequence atgaagaacaagtaccaaaagactggaaagaaagacagcatcattgatgaacacggtggatctgatgcaaatgtgaaggcgcggatcggaaaagcaagagcagcatatttacaactgaagaacatctggaactcaaagcaactgtcaaccaacaccaaggtcaggattttcaatacaaatgtcaagacagttctactatatggggcagaaatctggagaactacgaaagccatcacacagaagatacaagtgtttattaacagttgtctacgcaaaatacttcagatccgttggctagatactatcagcaacaacgtactgtgggagagaacaaaccagatctcggcggaggaagaagtcaggaagaagcgctggaattggataggacacacactgaggaaagcacccaactgcgtcacaagacaagccctcacatggaatcctcaaggccaaaggaaaagaggaagaccaaagaacacattacgccgagaaatggaaatagacatgagagaaatgaacaagaattggatggaactagaaaagaaggcccaggacagagtgggttggagaatgctggtcagcggcctatgctccattaggagtaacgggcataaataa